In Deltaproteobacteria bacterium, the genomic window CTCGCGCGCCTTGCATCTCCAGAAAACTCGGCAAATCGCTCAATTTAGGTATCCATAAAATTCCCGGTACCAATCCACAAACCGTTGAACACCTTCCCGGATCGTCATCCTGGGAGAATACCCGAAATCATCCACCAGGTCGTCCACGTCGGCCCAGGTGGCCGGCACATCGCCCGGTTGCATGGGAAGGAAATTCTTTTTGGCAACCTTTCCCAGGGCCGCTTCAATGGCTTCTATGAATTCCATGAGACCTACCGGAGAGTTGTTCCCGATATTGTAAATTCTGTAAGGGGCCCTTGAGCGGGACGGATCCGGACTTTTCCCGTCCCAGTCCGGGTCGCCCTCCGGGGGCCTGTCCAGGACCTTGACCACCCCTGTTACGATATCATCCACATAGGTGAAATCCCTTTTCATGTCCCCCTGATTGAAGACATCGATGGGCGAACCCTCCAGAATCGACTTCGTGAAGAGAAAGAGGGCCATATCAGGCCTTCCCCAAGGCCCGTAAACCGTAAAGAAACGAAGCCCGGTGCAGGGGATTCCGAAAAGATGGCTGTAAGTATGGGCCATCAGTTCGTTTGATTTCTTGGTTGCCGCATAGATGGAAATGGGATGATCCACGGGATCATGGACTGAAAAGGGATACTTTTCGTTCAGTCCGTACACCGAGGAGGAGGAGGCGAACACCAGGTGCCTGACCCCGTGATGCCGGCATCCTTCCAGGATACTCAGGAAACCCGTGATATTTGAATCCACATAGCTGAAAGGATTCGTCAAGGAATACCTTACACCAGCCTGGGCGGCCAGGTGGCAGACCGCATCGAACTTTTCTGCGGCAAAGAGCCTCTCCATGGCCTCCCGATCTTCGAGATCCATCTTTTTGAAACGATAGGCGGGATATTTGGTGCTGGAAACCCAATCGCCGCTGTCGACCCCAAGACGATCGATCCCGTCCCTTTTCAGTCTGCCGTATTTCAACCGGACGTCATAGTAAGGGTTGATATTGTCTATCCCCACGACCTCGTCCCCCCTTTCAAGGAGGCGAACCGCGGTAAAGGAGCCGATAAAACCGGCCGTCCCTGTAACAAGTATTTTCATGAATCCACTCCGGTGTACCCTGCGGCGTCCGGTTGCTCAGGCAAGAGAAGCCGCCAAACACTTC contains:
- a CDS encoding NAD-dependent epimerase, with the protein product MKILVTGTAGFIGSFTAVRLLERGDEVVGIDNINPYYDVRLKYGRLKRDGIDRLGVDSGDWVSSTKYPAYRFKKMDLEDREAMERLFAAEKFDAVCHLAAQAGVRYSLTNPFSYVDSNITGFLSILEGCRHHGVRHLVFASSSSVYGLNEKYPFSVHDPVDHPISIYAATKKSNELMAHTYSHLFGIPCTGLRFFTVYGPWGRPDMALFLFTKSILEGSPIDVFNQGDMKRDFTYVDDIVTGVVKVLDRPPEGDPDWDGKSPDPSRSRAPYRIYNIGNNSPVGLMEFIEAIEAALGKVAKKNFLPMQPGDVPATWADVDDLVDDFGYSPRMTIREGVQRFVDWYREFYGYLN